Proteins co-encoded in one Desulfitobacterium hafniense DCB-2 genomic window:
- the atpA gene encoding F0F1 ATP synthase subunit alpha, with protein MNLRPEEISSIIKQQIERYDSAVEVVDVGTVIQVGDGIARVHGLEKAMSGELLEFPGGIYGMAMNLEEDNIGCIILGKFTEIREGDQVKRTGRIVEVPVGEAMIGRVVNALGQPIDGKGEIKTDKFRPIENIAPGVVYRKSVHEPLQTGLKSIDAIVPIGRGQRELIIGDRQTGKTAVAVDTIINQKGKDVICIYVAVGQKASTVAGVVKTLADHGAMDYSIVVSATASEPAPMLYIAPYSGCAMGEEFMYNGKHVLIIYDDLTKQAAAYRELSLLLKRPPGREAYPGDVFYLHSRLLERAAKLSPDLGSGSMTALPIIETQAGDVSAYIPTNVISITDGQIFLETDLFNAGFRPAINVGISVSRVGGSAQIKAMKQVAGQLRLDLAQYRELAAFAQFGSDLDKITQMRLTRGERMMEILKQKQYEPMVVEEQVVVLYAAVKGFLDDIPVDKIKSFEEEYLRTMRTTKADLLAKIRTEKALNDELNAEIEKAITEVKEGFLG; from the coding sequence ATGAATTTACGTCCAGAAGAAATAAGTTCAATTATCAAACAGCAAATTGAACGTTATGATAGTGCAGTGGAGGTAGTGGATGTAGGTACCGTAATCCAAGTTGGGGACGGAATTGCCCGGGTTCATGGTCTGGAAAAGGCTATGTCCGGCGAGCTTCTGGAATTCCCCGGCGGCATTTACGGGATGGCCATGAACCTTGAGGAAGATAATATTGGCTGCATTATCCTCGGTAAATTTACTGAGATCAGAGAAGGAGACCAGGTCAAGCGGACCGGTCGTATTGTGGAAGTTCCTGTAGGAGAAGCCATGATTGGCCGCGTCGTCAATGCCCTCGGTCAGCCTATTGACGGAAAAGGTGAAATCAAAACCGATAAATTCCGTCCCATTGAAAACATTGCCCCGGGAGTCGTCTATCGGAAATCCGTTCATGAACCACTCCAAACGGGACTCAAATCCATTGATGCCATTGTTCCCATTGGCCGCGGCCAGCGGGAGTTGATCATCGGTGACCGGCAAACCGGTAAAACAGCGGTGGCCGTGGATACCATCATCAATCAAAAAGGCAAGGATGTTATCTGTATCTATGTCGCTGTAGGACAAAAAGCTTCCACAGTGGCCGGGGTGGTAAAAACCCTGGCAGATCATGGCGCGATGGATTACAGCATCGTGGTTTCCGCCACGGCCTCCGAGCCTGCTCCCATGCTTTATATCGCACCCTATTCAGGATGCGCCATGGGTGAAGAATTCATGTACAACGGCAAGCATGTTCTGATCATCTATGATGATTTGACCAAACAAGCGGCCGCTTACCGTGAACTGTCCCTGCTTTTGAAACGTCCTCCCGGCCGTGAAGCCTATCCTGGAGACGTCTTCTATCTCCATTCCCGTTTGCTTGAACGGGCTGCCAAACTCTCCCCGGATTTGGGCAGCGGTTCCATGACCGCCCTTCCCATTATTGAGACTCAAGCGGGAGACGTTTCGGCTTACATTCCCACCAACGTTATTTCCATCACCGACGGGCAGATCTTCCTGGAGACTGACCTTTTCAACGCCGGCTTCCGTCCGGCCATTAACGTGGGGATTTCCGTATCCCGGGTTGGCGGCTCCGCACAGATTAAGGCGATGAAACAGGTGGCCGGACAATTGCGCTTGGATTTGGCTCAGTATCGTGAGCTGGCGGCTTTTGCCCAGTTTGGCTCCGACTTGGATAAGATCACCCAAATGCGCCTCACCCGCGGAGAGCGCATGATGGAAATTCTCAAGCAAAAACAATATGAACCTATGGTCGTCGAAGAGCAGGTCGTTGTTCTCTATGCAGCGGTTAAAGGCTTCTTGGACGATATCCCGGTGGATAAAATCAAGAGCTTTGAAGAAGAATATCTGCGCACCATGCGCACCACTAAAGCTGATCTCCTCGCGAAAATCCGCACGGAAAAAGCCCTTAACGATGAGCTGAATGCTGAGATTGAGAAGGCTATCACTGAGGTTAAGGAAGGTTTCTTAGGGTAA
- a CDS encoding F0F1 ATP synthase subunit delta: protein MLKGAIAQRYAQALFELAVQENLDGIEAELQELVQCVEQNAEVAHVLYHPHISLSEKKDLMNKIFAGELSVTVRNFLNLLIDRRRQNYLLEIARVFARLADEARNIVEAKVASAIPLSETQEQRLHQELARMTGKNVRMVKEVRPELIGGVMIQIGDRVMDGTVAFKLQRIRQSLSHA, encoded by the coding sequence ATGTTAAAGGGAGCGATAGCTCAGCGGTATGCCCAAGCCTTGTTTGAACTTGCCGTCCAGGAAAATTTGGATGGTATCGAGGCTGAACTTCAGGAGCTGGTGCAGTGTGTTGAACAGAATGCTGAGGTAGCCCACGTCCTTTACCATCCGCACATTTCTCTTTCCGAGAAGAAAGATCTGATGAACAAGATTTTCGCCGGTGAATTAAGTGTCACTGTGCGAAATTTCCTCAACCTGCTGATCGATCGCAGAAGGCAAAACTATCTTCTGGAGATTGCCCGGGTCTTTGCACGTCTGGCTGACGAAGCCCGCAATATTGTGGAGGCTAAAGTTGCCAGTGCAATTCCCCTGAGTGAGACTCAAGAGCAGCGTTTGCATCAGGAGTTGGCCCGCATGACCGGAAAGAATGTACGGATGGTTAAGGAAGTACGTCCGGAGTTAATCGGCGGTGTCATGATTCAGATCGGGGACCGTGTGATGGATGGAACCGTGGCCTTTAAATTACAGAGGATTCGCCAAAGCCTCAGCCACGCTTAA
- the atpF gene encoding F0F1 ATP synthase subunit B gives MNPIHFDLTLVVQVLSFLLLVYILRRFAWNPLINMMEERRSQIEANIANAEKERLQAEQIKREYQEEMRKARQEAQEVIAKATKLSEQRAAEILAAAHGEAEKIKQSALADIERERDRAIAQVQAQVADLSVAVAEKIIRKNLDVRGQEDMIEQFIQEVGELPC, from the coding sequence TTGAATCCCATACATTTTGATTTAACATTGGTCGTCCAGGTCTTATCTTTTTTGCTCTTGGTTTATATTCTCAGACGATTCGCTTGGAATCCCCTCATCAATATGATGGAGGAGCGCCGCAGTCAGATTGAGGCTAACATCGCCAATGCCGAAAAAGAGCGCCTGCAGGCTGAACAAATAAAGCGCGAATACCAGGAAGAAATGCGCAAAGCCCGTCAAGAAGCTCAGGAAGTCATTGCCAAAGCAACCAAACTGAGCGAGCAGCGAGCTGCCGAAATTCTCGCCGCTGCCCATGGCGAAGCCGAAAAGATTAAACAGTCGGCTTTGGCTGATATTGAACGGGAACGGGATCGGGCCATTGCTCAGGTCCAAGCACAAGTCGCCGATTTGTCTGTGGCTGTCGCCGAAAAAATTATTCGTAAGAACCTGGATGTCAGAGGCCAGGAAGATATGATTGAGCAATTTATTCAAGAAGTAGGGGAATTGCCATGTTAA
- the atpE gene encoding F0F1 ATP synthase subunit C, whose amino-acid sequence MDVSAAAALGAGIAAGLAALGASLGNGSVITKTVEGIARQPEAKGALQSTMFIGVGLIEALPLLTWVLALLLMFTK is encoded by the coding sequence GTGGACGTATCTGCTGCTGCTGCACTTGGTGCAGGGATTGCTGCTGGATTAGCAGCCCTCGGAGCTTCACTTGGTAATGGTAGTGTCATCACGAAAACTGTGGAAGGTATTGCCCGTCAGCCTGAAGCTAAAGGGGCTCTGCAATCCACCATGTTTATCGGTGTCGGTCTGATCGAGGCTTTGCCTCTTCTGACCTGGGTACTTGCCTTACTTCTCATGTTCACTAAGTAG
- the atpB gene encoding F0F1 ATP synthase subunit A — protein sequence MHETILWEIGGMTLHGKTLIMTWIVMAIIIVFVLSGVRHLTSGKPGKMQNVLEWMVDFVRKLISDNMDYEKGKPLLGYLVTLILFVFTSNVFGLVPNFTFGLLHNVEFAKLNEIFHGAALMSPTADINTTMALALMTMGLVFYMGIKHKGSHYFHHFLEPHPVFSLIHVIDLLSKPMTLAFRLFGNIYAGEVLISVILMLPGIWVLGGILPDTIWLAFSVFIGAIQSFVFTVLTTAYVAQAVAED from the coding sequence ATGCATGAAACGATATTGTGGGAAATCGGGGGCATGACACTCCATGGCAAAACCCTGATCATGACTTGGATAGTTATGGCAATTATCATAGTTTTTGTACTCTCTGGGGTTCGGCATCTGACCAGCGGTAAGCCGGGAAAAATGCAGAATGTCCTGGAGTGGATGGTTGATTTTGTTCGCAAGCTCATCTCAGACAATATGGACTATGAAAAAGGCAAGCCCCTTCTAGGTTACTTAGTTACTCTGATTTTATTCGTCTTTACATCCAATGTGTTCGGCTTGGTGCCAAACTTTACTTTTGGTCTTTTGCATAATGTGGAGTTCGCCAAGTTGAACGAGATCTTCCATGGGGCAGCTTTAATGTCGCCAACCGCCGACATCAACACCACGATGGCTTTAGCCTTGATGACTATGGGTCTAGTTTTCTATATGGGAATAAAACATAAAGGCTCTCATTATTTTCATCATTTTTTAGAGCCCCATCCGGTATTTTCGCTGATTCACGTCATTGACTTATTGTCCAAGCCAATGACCTTAGCCTTCCGTCTTTTTGGGAATATCTATGCCGGGGAGGTTCTTATCTCCGTCATTCTGATGCTTCCTGGTATTTGGGTATTAGGCGGAATCTTGCCGGATACCATCTGGCTGGCCTTCAGCGTCTTCATCGGGGCGATCCAATCCTTTGTCTTTACGGTCTTGACCACAGCCTATGTGGCTCAAGCAGTGGCTGAGGATTAA
- a CDS encoding AtpZ/AtpI family protein, which yields MGDNRMTVLKAMAFGTSIATTLAGLVGGGFVLGRFLDQRFGTQPWLSLLLMILGLGLGGCYLVVTLRKFGVMDDKK from the coding sequence ATGGGCGACAATCGCATGACCGTACTTAAGGCGATGGCTTTCGGGACAAGTATTGCGACCACTCTGGCCGGACTGGTCGGGGGAGGATTTGTGCTGGGGCGTTTTCTTGATCAAAGATTCGGCACTCAGCCTTGGCTTTCACTTCTCTTGATGATTTTAGGTTTAGGATTGGGAGGATGTTATTTGGTTGTTACACTGAGAAAGTTTGGCGTTATGGATGACAAAAAATAA
- a CDS encoding ImmA/IrrE family metallo-endopeptidase — MTLYETLCAELAQQEVGVYEVSLLPKIKGLYCDKIIWLNRNIETEREKACTLAEEQAHYLTSVGDILDQHKVRNRKQERLARRMAYEKLIPLQSFVGASREGIRSRYEFAEYMDVTEGFLEDALAYYKEKYGPRVELANYLICFEPLEVIELFDER, encoded by the coding sequence ATGACTTTGTACGAAACCCTTTGCGCTGAGCTGGCTCAACAGGAAGTTGGCGTTTATGAAGTCTCTCTGCTGCCCAAAATCAAAGGCTTATATTGCGATAAAATAATCTGGCTTAACCGTAACATCGAGACAGAACGGGAAAAAGCCTGTACCCTTGCTGAGGAGCAGGCCCACTATCTTACTTCAGTGGGAGATATTCTGGATCAGCATAAAGTGAGGAATCGGAAGCAGGAGCGATTGGCCAGACGTATGGCCTATGAAAAATTAATTCCCCTTCAAAGCTTTGTGGGGGCTTCCAGAGAGGGGATCAGGAGCAGATATGAATTTGCTGAATATATGGACGTGACGGAAGGCTTCCTGGAAGATGCTTTAGCTTATTACAAGGAAAAGTACGGTCCGCGCGTTGAGTTGGCAAATTATCTGATTTGCTTTGAGCCGCTGGAGGTTATAGAGCTATTTGATGAAAGGTAG
- a CDS encoding helix-turn-helix domain-containing protein, protein MLEKIQSLCKTHKITLTQLERELGFGRGALYKWTKSFPTADNLQKVADFFKVSTDYLLGISPFTNAKEAGCSIRVAGMKAALDSPQNKKLIWDAARINIDSGFWFKDSTRKYIESLLKKEAFTDVEYYDLSLFVVWELILPPDFRENAPVVFVLWGQSITFYLDYWSIPKLTIEDEESKIFYKEGPDDVNGEVSNEYTLSEFIDRPTRHLAAESVEEQDPLTGSYEPETIAAHHDGEEWTDEELAEIERFKEFVRSKKRDK, encoded by the coding sequence TTGTTAGAAAAGATTCAGAGTTTATGTAAGACTCACAAGATAACCTTAACTCAGCTGGAAAGAGAGCTTGGCTTTGGGCGGGGCGCCCTATACAAATGGACCAAAAGCTTTCCGACGGCAGACAACCTTCAGAAAGTGGCCGATTTCTTTAAGGTATCCACGGATTATTTGTTGGGAATCTCTCCCTTCACTAATGCCAAAGAAGCGGGATGCTCGATTCGTGTTGCCGGAATGAAAGCAGCCCTTGATAGTCCTCAAAATAAGAAGCTTATCTGGGATGCAGCCAGGATTAATATTGATTCAGGTTTTTGGTTCAAAGACAGTACAAGAAAATACATAGAAAGCCTGCTCAAAAAAGAAGCGTTTACCGATGTTGAATATTACGACCTAAGCCTTTTTGTGGTTTGGGAGCTGATCTTACCCCCCGATTTCAGGGAGAATGCTCCGGTTGTGTTTGTCCTCTGGGGGCAAAGTATTACTTTCTATCTTGATTACTGGTCTATCCCCAAACTCACCATTGAGGATGAAGAGAGTAAGATCTTCTACAAAGAAGGTCCCGACGATGTTAATGGAGAAGTTTCGAACGAGTACACTCTGTCCGAATTCATTGACAGACCCACGAGACACTTAGCCGCCGAAAGTGTAGAAGAACAAGACCCTTTGACCGGCAGCTACGAACCGGAAACCATAGCCGCTCATCACGACGGGGAAGAGTGGACCGACGAGGAATTAGCGGAAATCGAGAGGTTCAAGGAATTTGTGCGCTCTAAAAAGCGGGATAAATAG
- a CDS encoding phage tail terminator family protein, whose protein sequence is MTGIRQLLTENYPDHTIYVDLPPEPLAHPSFMIELVTANRSPVSCRTVQETVYFTITCFDITDDEPGNITNLLLTQQGVLDLFRAGHLTIQDRKISVTASPGGHNADQAYVDLQFEYFEDRSDGQDITPLMKEVYTRRNKHWDSQISILNLRQLLLQLLNVRKREPLPLF, encoded by the coding sequence ATGACTGGAATCCGGCAACTTTTGACGGAGAATTACCCTGACCATACGATTTACGTGGATCTGCCCCCTGAGCCCTTGGCGCACCCCAGCTTCATGATTGAACTTGTGACGGCGAACCGTTCCCCGGTGAGCTGCAGAACCGTCCAAGAGACAGTCTATTTTACTATTACCTGCTTTGATATCACGGATGATGAGCCTGGCAATATAACCAATCTCTTATTGACCCAGCAAGGTGTACTTGATCTTTTTCGTGCTGGGCATCTAACCATTCAAGACAGAAAAATCTCTGTCACGGCCAGCCCAGGAGGCCACAACGCTGATCAAGCCTATGTGGATCTGCAGTTTGAATATTTTGAAGATCGTTCAGATGGGCAAGATATCACGCCATTAATGAAAGAGGTCTATACGAGGAGGAATAAACATTGGGACTCCCAAATATCAATATTGAATTTAAGACAACTGCTGCTGCAGCTATTAAACGTTCGCAAAAGGGAACCGTTGCCATTATTTTAA
- a CDS encoding phage tail sheath C-terminal domain-containing protein: protein MGLPNINIEFKTTAAAAIKRSQKGTVAIILKDAATTAQGAHVLTNVTQIPAALGTLNKDYISRTFLGYVHPPRKVVVYVLPDTAENLATALSYLATQTFDYVVGPLDCDAAEATEIASWVAAQRANGLTPKTVLPHKAEDSEAVVNFTTSGIQVGTATYDASGYCSRIAGLIAGTPLTISCTYAPLPEVTDVARLAKADMDTAIDRGEFIIFHDSEKVKVGRGVNSLQTSNPDKGEIFKKIKIVEAVDMIRNDIKMTAQDNYIGKYANSYDNKCLLITAISGYFAQLELDGILQPGTSSVGIDTEAQEAYLQAAGVDTSALSEQEIKEANTGDKVYLKASIKILDAIEDIDLDIVI, encoded by the coding sequence TTGGGACTCCCAAATATCAATATTGAATTTAAGACAACTGCTGCTGCAGCTATTAAACGTTCGCAAAAGGGAACCGTTGCCATTATTTTAAAGGACGCTGCTACGACCGCTCAAGGGGCGCATGTACTGACCAATGTGACCCAGATCCCCGCAGCTCTGGGAACACTGAATAAGGATTATATCAGTCGCACGTTTTTGGGCTATGTGCACCCGCCGCGCAAGGTGGTTGTCTATGTACTGCCTGATACGGCTGAGAACCTTGCCACCGCTTTAAGCTATTTAGCTACGCAGACTTTCGATTATGTCGTCGGTCCCCTGGACTGTGATGCTGCCGAAGCGACAGAGATTGCCTCATGGGTAGCCGCTCAACGTGCCAATGGATTGACACCTAAAACCGTGCTGCCCCACAAGGCTGAAGATAGTGAAGCAGTTGTAAACTTCACAACTTCCGGCATTCAAGTGGGAACAGCTACTTATGACGCCTCGGGCTACTGCTCCCGGATTGCCGGGCTGATTGCCGGTACTCCCCTGACCATCAGCTGCACTTATGCTCCACTGCCTGAGGTTACCGATGTGGCCAGGCTGGCCAAAGCGGACATGGATACAGCAATTGACCGTGGTGAGTTTATTATTTTCCACGATAGTGAGAAAGTTAAAGTCGGGCGGGGAGTGAATAGCCTGCAAACGTCTAACCCTGACAAAGGCGAAATATTTAAGAAGATCAAGATTGTGGAAGCTGTGGATATGATCCGCAACGATATTAAGATGACCGCTCAGGATAACTATATCGGCAAATATGCCAATAGCTACGATAACAAATGCCTGCTGATCACAGCGATCAGCGGCTATTTCGCTCAATTGGAGCTGGACGGAATCCTGCAGCCAGGAACCAGCTCGGTAGGTATCGATACCGAAGCTCAGGAGGCTTATTTGCAGGCCGCGGGCGTGGATACCTCCGCTCTGTCCGAACAGGAGATCAAAGAGGCCAACACCGGAGATAAGGTCTATCTCAAAGCCAGCATTAAGATCCTGGATGCTATTGAGGATATCGATCTGGATATTGTGATTTAA
- a CDS encoding zinc-ribbon domain-containing protein: MSKKKNVAELCAYFHLEGYELLSADYINAHTKLDIKCNKGHIYQATWNSFQRGRRCFICAHQHIGRCNANSHREFVNRLKDKTNGACVALSDYVNNSKKVLFRNINCGHTFEASPKHVLAGHTCPICGYGRIGDLRKKTHEQYVEEVKSLVEDEYKVLGKYKGDAVHIEFEHVFCGREFSMRAGNFLQGVRCPHCAESKGEKRIYDFLVEHSYNFVREYRDERCKHKSYLPFDFAVFNDKGELKLLIEYDGELHYKVGRWVNAQEKLASIKRSEKIKDEFCSRYGIALLRIPYTQIDEINLILRSAL; the protein is encoded by the coding sequence ATGTCAAAAAAGAAAAATGTAGCAGAGTTGTGTGCCTATTTCCATCTTGAAGGGTACGAATTACTCTCTGCGGATTACATCAATGCGCATACTAAGCTCGACATTAAATGCAATAAAGGGCATATCTATCAAGCCACATGGAATTCATTCCAAAGGGGGAGAAGATGCTTTATTTGCGCGCACCAGCATATCGGTAGATGTAATGCTAACTCGCACAGGGAGTTTGTTAACCGGTTAAAAGATAAAACAAACGGTGCCTGTGTGGCTTTAAGCGACTATGTAAACAACAGTAAAAAGGTGCTATTTAGGAATATAAACTGCGGACATACTTTTGAAGCTTCACCAAAACACGTTTTAGCTGGTCATACCTGTCCGATATGTGGATATGGCCGAATTGGAGACCTAAGGAAAAAGACCCACGAGCAATATGTTGAAGAGGTTAAATCCTTGGTCGAAGATGAATATAAGGTCTTGGGGAAATATAAAGGTGATGCCGTGCACATTGAGTTTGAACATGTCTTTTGTGGTCGAGAATTTAGTATGCGAGCTGGCAACTTTCTGCAAGGAGTAAGATGCCCACACTGCGCTGAATCAAAAGGTGAAAAAAGAATTTATGACTTTTTAGTCGAACATAGTTATAACTTTGTAAGAGAATATCGAGATGAACGTTGCAAACATAAAAGTTATTTACCTTTTGACTTCGCCGTATTCAATGATAAGGGAGAACTGAAACTGTTAATAGAATACGATGGAGAATTGCATTATAAAGTTGGAAGATGGGTCAATGCCCAAGAAAAACTTGCATCAATTAAAAGAAGTGAGAAAATAAAGGACGAATTCTGCTCTCGTTACGGCATTGCATTATTAAGAATACCATACACTCAAATTGATGAGATTAATTTGATTCTAAGGAGTGCTTTATGA
- a CDS encoding phage tail tube protein, with protein sequence MLEVWLDNAYVGECYGMQAKVSFNKEDVQICGRMATDKKVSSISCTGSLRMHKVSSRMANAIGASIRNGKDLRFVVISKLNDPDAYGAERVVLKNVSFDDLTLADWEVATNGKIEAPFTFTDYELLDAVEAR encoded by the coding sequence ATGTTGGAAGTTTGGCTGGATAACGCCTATGTGGGCGAATGCTATGGTATGCAGGCTAAAGTAAGCTTTAATAAAGAAGATGTGCAAATTTGCGGTCGGATGGCTACGGATAAGAAAGTCTCCAGTATCAGCTGCACAGGCTCCTTGCGGATGCACAAGGTCTCCAGCCGGATGGCTAACGCTATTGGCGCCTCGATCCGCAACGGCAAAGATTTGCGTTTTGTGGTGATCTCCAAGCTGAATGATCCGGATGCCTATGGCGCTGAGCGGGTTGTACTGAAAAATGTAAGCTTCGACGATCTGACTCTGGCCGATTGGGAAGTAGCCACCAACGGAAAGATCGAGGCTCCCTTTACCTTTACGGATTATGAACTTCTTGACGCTGTGGAGGCGAGATAA
- a CDS encoding phage tail assembly chaperone gives MDTLELLLKGERPNMPEKEIKLKRLSKACGGDIIFRLRALSFNRVAEIKNSHAGGDMEVHILLAGVISPDLKSEDLKQKYNAVTPLEMIKTMLLPGEIEDISREIEKLSGYRVTTVEEVKKK, from the coding sequence ATGGATACCTTAGAGCTGTTGCTTAAAGGGGAGCGGCCCAATATGCCGGAGAAAGAGATTAAGTTAAAGCGGTTGAGCAAAGCCTGCGGCGGGGATATCATCTTCCGGTTACGGGCCCTCAGCTTCAACCGGGTGGCTGAGATTAAAAACAGTCATGCCGGCGGCGATATGGAAGTTCACATTCTCTTGGCCGGTGTGATCTCCCCCGATCTGAAGTCCGAGGATCTTAAGCAAAAATATAATGCGGTTACGCCCTTGGAAATGATCAAAACCATGCTTCTTCCAGGCGAAATCGAGGATATTTCCCGGGAAATCGAGAAACTGAGCGGCTATCGGGTTACTACGGTAGAAGAGGTTAAAAAAAAATAG
- a CDS encoding tape measure protein, which produces MSRDISINISAQDNYTQAITTIRNANQSFSKDLTGLSSKLDALNKTKISLKVDMDKAQQTLQKAEKQFASTGDAFDKMFMELSNANYENVRRNFDLVSDSAHQAEKDILSLTGAISKSEHRAGAGWSTGKSLLGELATAGAGKLLEDTVTQIANAHVTSAYGSDAGTMFQNALSGVISGAAIGSAVGPPVIGTVVGIAAGLGLGLINGTTSINNKKDDAFKDYVQEQYNTIKQSQEDTLAHGISIAGNREQKQLSFGTLLGSDAAAKDFLAEMAGFAVATPFDYDQLATISKTMIENGYKQDELFEELTKIGDAGTALGMSSEDMNYVAASLGRLRSSEQTTQALLNPLLERRIPVWESLAKAFSVTETVTEAEVQEMVSTGKISGVEAAKAIADYMGAEYAGNMDKLNQSYQGLTSNLENARDNMDASMGEGFAEERKKGLQAQTDYFEGESGEKLKEANRMIGEWRASLENLSEQYERDAVTAVMTGNISSIFSDDVKNRLMGLYEEYTEYASSNSEEAGAKMGGLLAEAQAIAQDEYNASDGAQLMIDSNKKLVGRIRNDAALRDEYHNAGYEMGLVFSMGAASAIAENSVVKLDSLTDEEKELYKQYGGSMRGGRKQAYGLSYVPYNNFPALLHEGERVLTASEARALKGSGSSTISITGNSFIIREEADIGKVARELARNLTRASALAI; this is translated from the coding sequence ATGTCTCGTGATATTAGTATAAACATTTCGGCTCAGGATAACTATACTCAGGCGATTACCACGATACGCAATGCTAACCAGTCCTTTAGTAAGGATCTTACGGGTCTTTCGTCTAAACTGGATGCTTTAAATAAAACAAAAATCAGTCTTAAGGTCGACATGGACAAGGCACAACAAACGTTACAAAAAGCAGAAAAGCAGTTTGCCTCAACCGGAGATGCTTTTGATAAGATGTTTATGGAATTAAGCAATGCGAATTATGAGAATGTCAGAAGAAACTTCGATTTAGTCTCAGATAGTGCTCATCAAGCGGAGAAAGATATCCTTAGCTTGACCGGAGCAATAAGCAAAAGCGAACACCGGGCAGGGGCCGGATGGAGCACCGGCAAAAGTTTGCTGGGCGAGCTGGCAACAGCAGGGGCGGGAAAGCTTTTGGAAGATACCGTGACACAAATTGCGAATGCGCATGTCACCAGCGCATATGGCTCAGATGCAGGTACTATGTTTCAAAATGCGCTGAGTGGAGTGATTTCAGGCGCGGCGATAGGATCAGCGGTTGGTCCCCCGGTTATTGGAACAGTCGTCGGAATAGCTGCAGGTTTAGGATTAGGTCTGATAAATGGTACAACATCCATCAATAACAAAAAGGACGATGCCTTTAAAGATTATGTGCAGGAACAGTATAATACCATCAAGCAATCCCAGGAAGATACACTGGCCCATGGAATAAGCATTGCAGGAAACCGCGAACAAAAACAGCTATCCTTTGGAACCCTCTTAGGCAGTGATGCGGCTGCTAAGGATTTCCTGGCGGAGATGGCGGGCTTTGCCGTAGCCACACCCTTTGACTATGATCAGCTCGCCACTATAAGCAAGACGATGATCGAGAACGGCTATAAGCAAGACGAATTATTTGAGGAACTTACCAAAATCGGAGATGCCGGAACGGCTTTGGGTATGAGCAGTGAGGACATGAACTACGTAGCCGCCAGTTTGGGGCGTCTGAGGTCCAGCGAGCAAACCACACAGGCGCTCCTGAATCCCTTGCTTGAAAGACGTATCCCGGTTTGGGAATCCCTCGCCAAGGCATTCAGTGTAACCGAAACTGTAACCGAAGCTGAGGTACAGGAAATGGTCTCCACAGGGAAAATCTCCGGTGTCGAGGCCGCTAAAGCAATCGCCGATTATATGGGCGCAGAGTATGCCGGGAATATGGACAAACTGAATCAAAGCTACCAAGGACTTACGAGTAACTTAGAGAATGCCCGAGATAATATGGATGCATCCATGGGGGAGGGGTTTGCAGAGGAACGCAAAAAAGGTTTACAAGCCCAGACGGATTACTTTGAGGGGGAGAGTGGTGAGAAATTAAAAGAAGCTAACCGCATGATTGGGGAGTGGCGGGCGTCATTAGAAAATCTATCTGAACAATATGAAAGAGATGCTGTAACTGCAGTTATGACAGGTAATATTAGCTCTATTTTTAGCGACGACGTTAAAAACAGGCTTATGGGCTTGTATGAAGAATACACCGAATATGCCTCAAGCAACTCTGAAGAAGCCGGAGCTAAGATGGGAGGGCTGCTTGCCGAAGCCCAGGCAATAGCACAGGATGAGTATAACGCCAGCGATGGGGCGCAATTAATGATAGATTCGAATAAAAAGCTTGTAGGCAGAATCAGAAACGATGCGGCCTTAAGAGATGAATATCATAATGCCGGGTATGAGATGGGGTTAGTTTTTTCAATGGGGGCCGCATCGGCAATTGCCGAAAACTCAGTGGTGAAGTTGGATAGCCTTACCGATGAAGAGAAGGAATTATACAAGCAATACGGCGGATCAATGAGAGGGGGACGCAAGCAAGCCTATGGCCTAAGCTATGTGCCTTACAATAATTTCCCGGCGCTGCTCCACGAAGGGGAGCGGGTTCTGACCGCCAGCGAGGCACGGGCCTTAAAAGGTTCCGGGTCAAGCACTATAAGCATCACCGGCAACAGCTTCATTATCAGGGAGGAGGCGGATATCGGCAAAGTAGCCCGTGAGCTGGCCAGGAACCTGACGAGGGCCTCAGCACTGGCCATTTGA